The following are encoded together in the Enterobacteriaceae endosymbiont of Plateumaris braccata genome:
- the argR gene encoding transcriptional regulator ArgR — translation MYNNSIKKKEEMLVKIFKNLIKKEKFSTQIEIVRALQEEGFNKINQSKVSRMLTKFGAIRTRNIKMEMVYCFPLDLSVPNTTSSLRNLVLDIDYNDVLIIIHTSPGAAQLIARLLDSLGKSEGILGTIAGDDTIFIIPTRLFKTINLYNNIKILFK, via the coding sequence ATGTATAACAATTCTATAAAAAAAAAAGAAGAAATGTTAGTAAAAATATTTAAAAATTTAATTAAAAAAGAAAAATTTAGCACACAAATTGAAATTGTACGTGCTTTACAAGAAGAAGGATTTAATAAGATTAATCAATCTAAAGTCTCCAGAATGTTAACTAAATTTGGTGCAATAAGAACTAGAAATATTAAAATGGAAATGGTTTATTGTTTTCCTTTAGATTTAAGTGTACCAAATACTACTAGTTCACTAAGAAATTTAGTTTTAGATATTGATTATAATGATGTTTTAATTATTATTCATACTAGTCCTGGTGCGGCTCAACTAATAGCTCGTTTATTAGATTCTTTAGGTAAATCAGAAGGAATTCTTGGTACTATTGCTGGAGATGATACCATTTTTATTATTCCAACTCGTTTATTTAAAACTATTAATTTATATAATAATATTAAAATTTTATTTAAATAA